DNA from Quercus lobata isolate SW786 chromosome 1, ValleyOak3.0 Primary Assembly, whole genome shotgun sequence:
GGAGTACCATTCTTAGTGGCAACTGCGAATTGCAAGCTCTCTTCTCTTCATTATTTAGATGGGGTTGATGTTGAAGTAGCCAAGCAGTTTGTCTTTGACTTTCCATCTGAAGGTGACTCAGGTTACCACCCTCTTGTCTTGATGGTGACCAAATTTTCATGTGGGGGTTTTCACAATTGGGACGGGCTTGTCACACGCCGTATGTGATGGGTTCGGTGCAGCACAGTTCTTTCGAGCCCTGGCTGAGCTTGCAAGTGGAAAGAGCGAGCCCTCGGTGAAACCTGTGTGGGAGAGGGAAAGACTGGTGGCAACACCTACTGAGGAGCCTTTACACCACCCTGTGGATCAGTCTTCTTTGGCAACTTCACCATATATGCCAACTACAGACATCTTGCATGAATGCTTTTACGTAAGTACTGATAGTATAAAAAGACTGAAACTGAGCTTGATTGAGGAATGTGGGAGTGGAAATTTGAATGAAGGTTTCACCACTATTGAGGTTCTTGGCGCCTATGTTTGGAGATCAAGGTTTAGAGCTCTAAAATTGAACTCAGATGGGAAAACCCTCTTCTCTTTGACTATGGGGATAAGGAATCTATTGAATCCACCTTTGCCAATTGGGTATTATGGGAATGCCATTTCGTCTGTATTTGTCGTGTTAACGGGAGGGGAGCTTAATCAGGTGCCACTCTCAAAGGTGGCGAAACTTATAAAAGACAGCAAAAAAGTTGCTTCCAACCCTGATTACATCCTGCACTCACTAAGAGTTTGGGAGAGACTCGgacaacaaaatataaattatgaagCTAGTGGTGCATCAATGGTTTTAACAGATTGGAGGCAACTAGGTCTGTTGGAAGAAATAGACTTTGGATGGAACGACCCAATAAACATCATACCCCTGCCAATGAACATGTTTGGATATGTggatttttgtttgttcttgcCTTCTTGCAATGTGGATCCTTCAATGAAAGGTGGTGTTAGGATATTTGTTTCATTTCCCAGAGCTGCCATGGCCAAGTTCAAAGAAGAGATAAATACTCTCAAGCTTGGAGATAATGGTGAACGTATCTGAGTGTTATATTATTATggaaagtaaaataataaataatgataatattgtgcaaagtaaaataataataataataataatttcttgaAATGTCATTAAGCATTATTTTGGAATCTTAGTCCTTGAATGTGACTCCAATTGTGCCAgtgtatttctaaaatttaaattattggaAGCAAATCTTAGGATGCATTTGGTTCGTCATGATGTGCTCATGATATGATGCACATTACCTTCATGTTACGTTGAGGTGTTTGgttcattaaattttttctaatattaccATAATCTAAGATTAATTGAATTTTGTAGAATTCAATTAATCTATTCATGTAAATGGAGGTGATCTTAATTGAATTCTGTTACTAGCTATTACTAGCTGTTTGGTTCATTAAAAATGCGATTTGCTTGAGAATAGATTAATTGAATTCTGTAGAATTATGCAGAAAAACCAGGCAAAATAGTTATTGATTATTGCCAACAGCTAGTAACTGTtctaatagagttttaaaaGTTATATCTCTTCGTTGATgaccatttaaaaaatacattatcATTAGTATCTCTAAATTGTTTGCAAACATTTAAATGAATTTCACATAATTTTCCAGACTATGTACGTAGCATGTAACTCTTTGAATTAGGGCAAATGTCATCCTAAAGAAAGTGAATTCTTGACACCTCCAAGCTTACTTCAATTTCATTCTTCTATCATTGTTTCcttataatttcaaaacaagTTTAAGATGAATGTGAGAAGAGGTGAAAGGAGGATTTGAAAAGGCAACTTTAAAAGTGGTTAATCAAGATTTAGTGAAGCATGATCGATTTGATAACACCAATTTCACTCGCTAGCTAGACAAGAAGTAACTCCTACTTATTGCATTGAAGAATTTCTAAATTAAATCCGAAAAGCCATTCCTAGAATCAAGTtcttgttgtatatataggtgtATATACATGAataggttgtaataataatatttgagtttggagaatattgttCCATAAAGTttataaagtgaaaattcaagttctgaaattttataagcaaaatttgaaattcagtATTTTCAATCGGCCAAAGTCTTTCCTCGATCGATCAGAATGATGAGAAAAATTGTTCTGGAGTTTtggcctggttcgatcgatgcTCAATTCCTGTTCGATCGACCGAAAAGAGcattcgattgatcgaaaggAACTCTCGATCAATCGAGACTCGTAAAACTGAATTTTCTGCAGAATATTCGATAATTATTCTGAATGTTTGAAAAAGTTTCAAGCATTGTGAAcagttttatgaaacattttaatttttcatacgTGCTTTTTGGTGAAATATaaccctatgggtataaatagagattatgtttactttaaaaaaaaaaaaaaaaagcacaacaAACCTTGTGATCATTTTTCAGAATTGTTATATGTAGAACCTAATAGCTTGGTTGTATTTTTGAGGACAAATTTGcgataaccctttagcaacaatAATGTGGTGACAAATATTTTCTAAGGAAAACGATATTATGCCTCCaagttatatattttctatttgtctTTTGTATTGACATTGTTCTTCCATCGTTACTTTGTGTAATATCCCAACAGTTCTTACAATACCAATGAAATTAAGGTAAAAACAGAATgggagaaagatgaactagttTATATATGACACATATTGAACACTCTTTCAAATCATTTGCATGATCTTTTTAACACAATTAAATCCCCAAGTGGGATAGAATGCATCAGATGtaaagtataaaacaaaaaataggaatagataaattatcatttaaaatgACTTTGACTTCAAAATTGTTGATAATGCTACTATGTTATATCAAGTACATGCATTGAAATCTAAGTTCATAAACTTCGTGATCTTTCAATTCAAATTCCTTAGTCATTTTAATTGAGAGCAATCATTACGAAACTCTCACAAAATTGGAACAACTATAGAAAGAATGCTCTACATATATCTAAAGATCTTACTTTGGAGAGAACTGGTGAACATCTTCATTTTGAAAAAGAGAGTAGAATTCGAGATGGTACCAGTTCTTATTCTAAggtaaacattaattatttttaaagtacAGCACAAAAGcacttgaaaataaataagaaataggaatatttataaaaagaataattataaaaatcccaacaaagGCAAATAGAATACATCATGGTCCCATTATTGTAAGAAAGGTCACTACATTTGTGACTGCATGCAGGTTCTTGAAGAATGGGATGAAAGAAGAGGAAAAGCAATGTGAATGAGGAAATTGTGATCATGGTGAGTGAGATGTGAATTGGGATAATCacatgataggccaagaatatatTGACCCCTTTGATAACTTAgtcaattaatttagccaagtgaaattaattagattcaattatatgcaataagcgtggtagcacaaacaaatcatcaactaagttaaatgtagcgaaaaataaatttgacataagcgatttgtttatgaatgaggaaaactaccaaggcaaaaccccaccgggtgaatttaaagTCACAACTCCCAAGAATCTAccattatcaaaacaagtggttacaagtaaaaagaaTCTTCGTACCTAATAGCAAtctacagttaaacccttaccttaatacccaattggacttgtaatgtagtgacaatatctcctttcaatgcacggctcccagtacgtgactaagcAATTGATACCtagatcccaatacgtgactaactccacagcaaccctttgattgttgtagttaaattgcagcagcttcacatagaaacaccaataagatcttcaatgttgctGCAAGAGACTTTGTTTGATTACAGAACCCAAAAGCGTACAAGAAACGCAgtaagaactctttcttctataGGAgaaggctagggtttcaaaaagaaaaccttataaaACTCTCTAGggttagatttttctttttccgcctcctttaaataggagcttaatgggctctcctatttcaaataggtttacacaaaccttgagctttcctagtccaataaggattatacaaactcacaaaccttgggttttcctaATCCTATAAAGATTATACAAACCAATAAACAAATAgctttttagaataaaaacattgATGGCTATAGTTTGATTCCCATACGCTCGATAAATTGAGACATGTGTTGAGCTTCAATGAATCTTGACAGATCGAACTTCTGTTGAGGAGGTATCAAGACCTacagattgcacttttcttgagcagttcttgagtaatcttcatgtctttaatgtaACCACTTGTAaagatcatcttgaacctacttaaatttatgtaaatacaagtaaaatgcgttttgtcaaagaatatgtcaattacataaaaatatgtccttaacatcACAAAAGTGCATAGGACTACTATTGCAAACTCTTTTATTGGTGGTTTGATTTTGGTGTAATGTCGCATGTGTGCAATGATAAGACATAATTCAAGAACTATGAAGATTCAATTGTTGAGCAAGAAGTGCATATGAGGAATCACAACATTGCAAAAAAAACCACTAGAAAAGTCTTTATCGAACTGAAATTAAGTTCTAGGAAAAAATTAGTCTTAAATAATATTCTTCAAGTAATAGGAGGGGGAAATTAAAATCTGCCAATTTGATGAGCGAGAAGGGCATTAAGGTACTTTTAGAGTTTGACCAATTAATCTTGTCTAACAATGGGAATTTTGTGAGAAAGTTATGGCACAGATAATATGTTTAAACTAagcatattattattaaagaagCTTCTAATTATGCTTATATTTTCAAGCTAAGATGACTTAGAAATCATTTCCAACGTCACATAGAAATTGgcaaattttagaatttgtgCATTCCAATGGTGTTTTAACTAGAGGAGACAAAAGATATTTTATCACATTCATTGATGATTTCTCTAAGTTTACATACATGTGTActtaatgggaaaaaaaatcttttaacaaattcaaacattataaaattgaagtaaaaaatcaaaaggatAAGAACTGTAAAACTTTTCGAAGTGATAGAGGTCAAGAATATTTTCTATGTGAATTTTCAACCTTTGTTTGAATAATAGAATCATATATCAAAGGTTAGTGCCTTAtacaactcaaaaaaaaatgttttggtgGAACGGAAAAAATTGAACTCTTGTAGACATAGTTAATTAATGTTATGATCTTAAGAGGAAAGTTACCCTATAATTTGTGGGAGAAGCATTGTTCATAATATGTCATGGGCACAATAGTCTCTTCTAAGAAGATTCAAGTGACTCCATATGatttataaaaggaaaatcaaaCCTTGATTATCTTAAAGTATGGGCCGGGTGTGTAGTCTTTTATAGAGTTATGGATGCAAAGAAGACTAAGTTAGGACCAAGAGCAATAAATAGTGTGTTTGTATGTTATGCTGAACTTTTAAAGGTTTATAGATTattaaacttgatttttaatgttataatggaatcaaaagatgttgaattttttgagaataaatttAGTCATGATTTTGTAGACTCAAAACATTCAAACACATCTGACTCTAATACAAATACTTCACTTACTAGTAATAAAAGAATGTGAGTTTGTTTATGCCTTTGTCCCTTGGTGTATGCTTTTTGTAGATGATATAGTTTTAGTGGATGTAAAACTAGAACTGAAGTTAATGCCAAGTTAGAAATTTGGAAAGGCACTCTAAAATCTAAAGACTTTTGATTGATTAAGACTAAAATAGAGTACATGGAATGTAAATTTAGTAAAAATAGAAATGGAAATATAGGGGTGGTAAGACTTAATGGTCAAGAGATACCAAAAGGCGACAACTTTCGACAAAttggatcaataattcataaaaattgAGAGATTGAAGAAAATGTAAATCATAAGATAAGAGCAGAGTAGATGAAATGGAGAAGTGGATCAGGAGTATTGTGTAATCGTAGAATATTTATAAAGTTAATGTTATGCTCTATGGTATCGATTGTTGGGTtggttaaaaacaaaatattcataaaatgagtgTAGCTGAAAGAAGAACATTAAAATGGATAATTAGAAATACACGAAAAGATAGGAtttgaaatgagaaaatttttattataaaaaaaataaaaataaaaataaataaaaaagaagaagaagaagaagaagaagaaggaaggtaGCCCTATTTATGAGAAGATGAGAGAGAGTTACTGAAGATGATTTGGTCATGTTTAAAAGAGTGTGACCAATGCaccaataaaaaatagtgattttttttttttttttgagaaaaaaatagggAGTTAATCTAAGTTGAGAGAACCAAAAAAAGGTGGAGGAagactaaaaatcatattagtAGTAATATAAAAGAACGTGTCAATTAAGTAAGTAACATGGCGTATGACTTTAGATAAAATAGAAtgaaacaatcaaacaaaaagaatatatgtgACCAACTCTAACTAATATGTTGAAGATTCATGAttgactccaaaattttgggattaaggttttgttgttgttgttgttgttattgatCAGTTTTAGGATATTTATTCCATGGTTTTGGCTTGAATAACGTACATACCTATTCACATGACTAATTACCAACCAAAACTCATATCCCACTTCTAGCGAAACTCAGATTCTGATTCTACATAATTTTGCTTGAGCAAGTGACTCGCAAAGTTTCTGTCTGCTTTGGTGTTTAATTCAGTCAAGTGACTTTAAATTTCATCGAAATTATCCGCACTTGATTTCTTCAATCAGCAACTCAACAAAATTCTATCATAACCCAAACTTATCCAAACAACAGTTAAGTCTTGTTCATAAGATAATAAAGAGTGGACAAGCAAGGTATTGCAGATGAATTTAAATGGAATTAAAAAGTTAGTCTTAGTGGAAGATGATGAGTTACCACTTAACGCCACTACCATTTCAATTGCAGCAGGAACTTCTCATCATTAATTGTCACACGATATTGTGAGTTGCGAGTCCGATATGCAACCTATCTTGTCTTTATCTAGCGCCACTTGGAAGTGTCTGCTTCTGTCTATCTTCATCTAACGCCACTTGAAAATGTCATAGGATCCATTCTGAATATGAAAGAAGTGACACCGCATCACTATACTCCATAGTCCATACTCCAAAAGTAACTACTAATATTACTCTTGCCTTAGTGATTCTAAACCACTAATAAGGGTCCCGTGGGTTAGAATAATCAATCTTCCAAGTTCCACCTACCCACAAGATTCTCTTAGCACTTCAACCCAGCTAACTCCAATTTAAATCATGTCAAGTGGTtgcttcttattttcttttctattttctttttcccctctAATCTTTGTTGAAGTTTAGGTACTGCCGTATAGCAGGTAGGGACCGTGAGAGCATTTCCATTAATTCGTGTAAATTTATTTGTCTATTTTagaataagaaatttttttagaagaaattacattttatcatTCTAAACTATACAACTGATTATACTTTGCATCTTAAACTTTTCGAATGCATATTTTATACCCTTAAACTATGACTATTGTTACACTTTGTATGCCAACGTTAAGTTCAGTGTTCACTTAGATGGAAAAATATGACACCACATGAAAAAATCTAATTGTCCTTCTTCttatcaattttataaaaacaaaggacaaattacattttaccacccTAATTTATACTTCCGATTACACTTTGCatcttaggctgtgtttggttgctggaaatgctaatttccggaaaaggaaaatgtatttgGGTGTTTGGCTGTTTCGGAAatcgttttacggaaaatcaattccggTGTTTGATTCGTCCAAATATTTTACGGAAATCGTTTTACGGAAATTTAATTCCGGTGTTTGATTCGTCCaaatattttacggaaaatacTTTACGGAAAATACTTTACGGAAAACGTTTTCCCATGTTTGGTTCGGAAAATACTTTACGGAAAATAATTTGGATCAACATAATCGAGCTGGAGTTAGAGCTTAAAAATAACTAGTTTGAAACTATATTTTACTCTTTAtagataaaattcaagaacCTGCATTCCCTATACATATCTGTAACAATACTTTACGGAAAATTATAACATCAAACATAATCATTCGAATAtacccataatatttatataaaaacccataatatttatataaaaacagccACATCAATCGTTCACCATTGGCATTACACCTCAATGACATACAAAAATGATACCTATTTGTGGTATCTGAACagtacaaatatataatttgggcaATTATATCGTCCCAATAATACAAAAgagtacatatataatacattGATAGGTCAATATTAATACTACAACATAAGTTAATTCCTAAATCTACCATCGCAGTCAACATGAAATAAGCAAATcaaatttgtgagaaaaaataaccaTCTAACCATAGCTTCCTCAACCTAGCATTCTTGGCTAAAAATCCACGTGCCGTCTTCTCATTCTCACAAAGATGGTCGAAGGCAGTAGCGAGCATATCTTCGCTATATCCCTCCGCCATCATAGCCATTACCTCATTATACAAAGTTGTATAATCTACCGGGCCCCGATTAATTTCTTTCAGAGCGCCAGCTATTTCCTTCAGCTGATCAGATAGATCAGTCAGCACACTATCATCAACAGTAGAAGCTGCACGCCCTCTTTTGCGGGACTTGGAAATTCCCGACCCAGTGGTGGATGATTCATTTGCGTTCTTCCCCTTTCAACCACACATTCCTCCACATTATCTGCGACAAACTCTGCACTATCCCCAGTATCCCCATTATCTGGCTCATTTTCGATATCCACTCCGGACTTAGCAAAGCCACCTGTGGCTGTGTCCTTTCCCACCACAATCGCTAATTCATcgtaaaactcaatttttttgttcagaTACTCGGCATGCTTCCGATGTGCCTGTAAGGGAGAAAAGAACGTATATAACAATGCAATAATAACTTCTCtcataaattcaatataaaagaCTATGCACACTTTCCCAAcattatcaatcttttctttacCAAAGAAAATTGTAGCTCAgacacatatacacatatagATAGATGAAAATGCATAGATATGTATAGATATAATACATAGGTAAGGTGACATGAAAGTTATGTTTGGAAAACCTTATAAAAGCAATGGAATTCTAAAAAGTATGACACTATAAATTTCATATGAAaggcaaaaacatatattattatctatattaagaaaatatagatgGAAGCCATACCATAACTTCTTCTTGGTATGTTTTTGCGTCACAAGTTATCATTTTCAGATTTTCGTCCCAACCGAATCCACTCTTCCTTCTAAGCTCTTGAATAGTTGACCACATGGACCTTAGAGTCCGCATCCGGTTCTCCACAAATACAGGGTGGCACTCAACCCCGAAATGGGCCGTTATCTCCTTGGCTACAAGAGCAAAGGAGCCGGCCCTAAAAGTATTAGAGGGCTTATTGCCCTTTCCAGCCTCCTCTGTAAGTATCTTTAGCATCATCTCATGCATAGGTGGCAGCCACCTAAATTGCTTGCTGCCACCAACTTTTTCTTTCCCCTTTGACATTACTACATATGAAAATAGTATAGTCAGAGTAGCATTTAGTAATTACGCTCGGAACATGAAtaacaaatcaaacacacatacaaccaCGCTTATGAATGTGTACAACAGAATGGAACATGCTAACTATGGAAATGACAATGTAATACCATCAAATAACAATGTAAtgctaaaaattctttttcattaCATCACCAAAAGTCTATATTACATACATTGtctttacaaaaaaacaaaaaggaaaaacacattacaatcatagaaatctaaataaaatacTACTCTCCACTCCTGATATAATCAGACCACATGGcttggcatatctcatctctCTTAGCATTCCATGATCTACTATCTTCGACGGACTCCCGATGGGATTGTGTTTCTTGTTGGTGGTCACTAAGCTCTACTTGGTTCATTGCATCTTCCATAATATGGTCATTTGGTTCAACCCCcataatgtgattatgaaccACACAACACGCTAACACTACTTTCACTTGGGTTGGGAAAGACCAATATGGTTCTGCATCCAACACTCGAAAACGTTTTTTCACCACTCCAAACCCTCGCTCAATGGTAGTTCTCAATGAAGAGTGTCGGAGGTTGAACAATTCTTGCGCATTCTCAGGAGGACGATCACTAAACTCTTTCAAGTGATATCGTACACTCCGATACGGTGAcaatattccatttttattaccatacccagcatcaccaagataaaatttacctacatatattaaaaaaaaaaaaccaaatcactaCTATGTTTAGGAAAacacataatatttattaaactaacaaaCCAAAAGGGTGAAGTAATCGTGTAATACCATTGGGAATTGAAAATCCCCCTGTCCTAGCAAATGCATCATTTAATACACGTGAATCATGTGCACTGCCTTCCCATCCAGCCAACACATAAGTGAACTTTAAGTCAAAACTAATGGCAGCTAACACATTTTGCGTGGTTCCATCTTTGCGACCACGAAATCTTCCTTGTATTTCAGGT
Protein-coding regions in this window:
- the LOC115990560 gene encoding L10-interacting MYB domain-containing protein-like, which codes for MSKGKEKVGGSKQFRWLPPMHEMMLKILTEEAGKGNKPSNTFRAGSFALVAKEITAHFGVECHPVFVENRMRTLRSMWSTIQELRRKSGFGWDENLKMITCDAKTYQEEVMAHRKHAEYLNKKIEFYDELAIVVGKDTATGGFAKSGVDIENEPDNGDTGDSAEFVADNVEECVVERGRTQMNHPPLGREFPSPAKEGVQLLLLMIVC